The bacterium genomic interval CGACCAGGGTCACGTTCTCCCGGTCCATCGCGGGCAGGTACTCGTCGTGGAAGCAGGGCCGCTTGCACATGTAGCGGTAGTAGGGCTTCATCGCCTCGGCCTTCTCGGGATCCGAGACGAAGGCGTCGACGCGGTCGCGGTGGGCGTCCATGACGGCGTGATCCGCCGCGGCGATTCGACCCACGATCTCCCCGGGCGGGAGCGTGGGGTCGATTCGCGGGCTGAGCAGCGGGGCGTAGTGGTGGGTCCAGCCGTCGTCGACGAGATCCTCTTCGGTCGGCAGCGCGAGCATGATCTTCGCGAAGTTGTCCATCCGTTCCGCCTGCCACCCCGGCGCGAGCGAGGCGGCGAAGTCCGGGTCGGTCGGCCGATTGTCCCGCACGCCGATCGCCGAGGGCGTGCGTTGGAAGACGAGCAACTCTTCGGCGGATTCGGCGAGGGGCGGGATGCACTGGATACCGCTCGATCCGGTCCCGACCACCGCGACCCGCTTGCCCCGAAGTCCCGGGAGCGCGCTCCAGTCGTCCGGGGAGCCGCCGGTGTAGTCGAAGTCCCAGCGCGCGGTGTGGAAGGCGCGGCCCTCGAAGTCGTCCATGCCGGGAATCACGGGCAGCTTCATCAGGTTGAGGATCCCGACGGCCATGATCACGAAGCGGGCGCGGATCGTGTCGCCGCGGTCCGTCGTGATCACCCAGTGCGCGTCGGGCTCGTCCCACTCGCTCCGAAGGACCCGGGTGTGGAAGAGCGCATCGGGGCCGAGCGCGTAGCGCTCGGCGATCGCCTCGAAATGCTCCCGGATCTCTTCGCCGAAGGCGTACCGGGTCGTCGGGACCGTCCCCATCTCCTCGAGCATCGGCATGTAGATGTACGACTCGATGTCGCACATCACGCCCGGGTAGCGGTTCCAGTACCAGGTCCCGCCGAAGCCCCCCGCTTCGTCGAGCAGGCAGAGATCCTCGAAGCCCTGTTCCCGAAGCCTCGCGGCGACCACGATCCCGGCCATGCCCGCGCCGACGATCGCCACGTCGACCCGCCGGGTGACGGCTTCGCGCTCCTCGAAGGGCGTGAAGGGGTCGCGGCGATAGCGGGCGAAGCGGTCGTCGTGCTGGAGGTCGTGGATCGCGGAGCGGTCCACACCGGTCCGGCGATCGCGCTCGAGGCTGTACTTCGCCTCGAGCGCTTCGGGATCCTCTCCTCCGAACGATCGATCCGGCTCCGTCACGTTCGCACCTCGCTGGCGCGCGCAGCCGCTCGGGCGGTTCTATCCGCGAGTGAGCGCTGCGGCGATCTCACCCTCGGGCCACGGCTGGTTCAGCTTGTAGTCCTTCAGGTTGGTGATGCCCTCGGCGATCTTGCCCTCGACGGGGCAATAGACCCGCCAGTGCATCGTCGGGTTGAAGAGCGGCTGTGACTCGACGGAGATGAGCTTGAGCTCGCCCTTCTCGAAGCCACAGATGGGCTGCATCTTCTCGAGCAGCTCGTAGCCGTTCAGGTGCCCGTCACCGAAGTTCCAGCCCAGGATGGTCCCGCCGAAGGTCTCGCCTTCCTGGAACTCGTAGTCGTCGATGTCCTGACCGACGGCCGCCGACAGGGCCTCGAGAAGGGGACGTCCCTGCAGATGGAGCTGCCGGTTCGCGCTCATCGAGGCCTTGGCCGCGGCGAGCTCGGTCGGGTCCTCGATCATCTCCTCGAGCTGCTCGAGGACCGTCGTCGACGGCTTCTTGATCTTCGCGATCTTCTCCCGGTAGTTGCTGTCCTTCTTGAAGAGCCAGACGTTGTAGGCCCAGTTCCCCGCGTAGTACCGCATGGACAGGAGGAACGAGAGCCGCGACGGGAAGAAGTTGCCGAGCGTCGGGATCACGACGAGCGAGAAGAGCATCACCGCGAGCACGACCGGGGCCTGCGTCATCTCGAAGATCGAGTCCGTCGGGTGGAACCAGAAGAGGTTCCAACCGCCGTAGATCATCAGGATGTTCCACTCGACGGGCATGCCGGCGGGGTTGTTGAGGCCGATGAAGCCGTGGAAGCCCGTGAAGAGGATGCAGCCGCCGAGCAGGATCAAGTCGTTGCCCGTCGCGAGGCCGGCGAAGAGGATGAAGGGAATCGCGAACTCGGACAAATGACCGAAGGCGGCCATGAAATGGGCGAAGCGCGAGGGCGTGATGTCGTCGGGATAGTTCGCGAAGAGGTTCTTCTTGAGCGCCTTCGGGAAGAAGGGGCCGTTATTCATCATGACCATGATCACGGAGGGGAAGTGCATGTTCCACTTGGACACGGCGGCCCAGATCCAGATGAACGACCAGGTGAGCTTCGCGCCGGAGACCCAGAGCTCGTCGTCGAAGGCGAAGATGACCGCGCCGATCACGACGAGGTAGTGCTCCGAGCGGGCCATGAGGTAGAGCGTCTTGTCGAGGATCCCGTTCACGATGACTAGGACGAAGCAGGGCAGCAGATGGGCCGGCGTCATCTCCGGCTGGATCAGCGCCCAGAGCAGCAGGATCTGGTTCAGGGAGTAGAGGCTCACGTCGAGCCAGTTGCGGGTATTCCCTCCGATCAGCGGAACGCCCGGAAAGAGCGGGAGCTTGATCGTGCCCGTCCGCGCGAAGTGGCGGTAGCCGCCGTACCACTTGTCGAAGCGTGCGTTCATCGGGCCCCAGCCACAGCCGAAGCCGAAGAGCTCCCAGCACATGGACCAGACCATGGCCTTCTTGAAGGCCTCGCCGGTCATCGCCCAGCTACCGACGTCGAAGAAGCTCGTGTAGCCCGCGTTGAACGTGCACCAGAAGGCCCAGATCGGGATCAGCACGCAGAGGTATTTGATCCAGTAGAGCGCCATGACGGATGGGCGATTGGGTGAGGCGTAGGCCCAGTTCTGGGCGACGAGCTTCGTCCGTTCGGGATAGCTGCTCGCGTTCGCGATGCGCTCGGGCGGGAAGGGCGGAACGTTCGTGCTGGAGTCGGGCTGGGCGGTCGTCATGGCGCGTCTCGGAAACCTCGTGGTGGACGTTCCGGAACGCTCGACGACGCGCCCGGAACACGGACAGGATGGTAGATCGGTTTCGGCGCGCGTCCGCCCCCTGGTGAAGGCCCGGGATGGCGGATTCGAGAGCGCCCGCTATGCGGCGATCAACCCTCGGCGCGCGCCTGGAGCGTGTTGAGATGTTCGATCGCTTCCAGGTAGCCGGTGACGAGTTCCTCGATCACTTCCCGGGACGACTGCACCTCGTTCATCATGCCGACCACCTGGCCGACCGGGTTGAAGGCGACCTCCTGGGATTGGGGCGAAGTCGCGTAGCGGCTGGTCCGGGTGATGCAGTCCATCGTCACCATGTTCTGGAGCGGCATGCCGAGGGGGTCCGGGGTGTCGTCCGCGGCCCAGGCCTCCGTCCAGTCGTTCTTCAGCATTCGGCACGGCTTGCCCGTGAACGAGCGCGAGCGGACCGTGTCCTGGCTCGTTGCGTTGAGGTACGAAGCCATCTGCGCCGGGGACGCCTCGGCTTCCTGGACCGTCAGCCAGATCGATCCCGTCCAGACGCCCTGCGCGCCCATCGCGAGGGCGGCGGCCATCTGCTGGCCCGTCGCGATTCCGCCTGCGGCGAGGACCGGGAGGGGCGCGACCGCCTGGATGATCTGGGGCCAGAGGACCATGCTGCCGATCTCCCCGGTGTGGCCTCCCCCTTCCGTGCCCTGAGCGATGATGAAGTCGAGGCCGGAGGCCTTGTGCTGCACGGCCTGGTGGACCTTGCCGCAGAGCGCCCCGATCACCCGGCCGGACGCCTTCACGCGGGTGACGACCTCGGGCGGGGGCGTCCCGAGGGCGTTCGCGATCATCGCGACCTTCTCGTGCTGGAGCGCGACGTCGAGCTGGGGGGTGGCCGTGGCGAGGCTCATGCCGAGCAGCTCGTGGTGCTTCTCTTCTTCCGGGATCTCGGGGATGCCGTGGTCGGCGAGGAGCTTGGCGGCAAACTCGCGGTGCTGATCGGGGATCGCGGCGCGGAGCTGGGCCTCGAGCTTCTCGGCGTCGAGCTCGCCGATGCCCTCGTATTTCTGGGGGATCACCAGGTCGACGCCATAGGTGATGCCGTCGCCGACGTGCTCGTCGATTCACTTGCATTCGATCTCGAGCTGCTCGGGCGTAAAGCCGACGGCGCCGAGCACGCCGAAGCCGCCGGCGTTCGAGACCGCGGCGACGACGTCGCGGCAATGGGTGAAGGCAAAGATGGGGAACTCGATGCCGAGCTTCTCGCAGAGGTCGG includes:
- a CDS encoding DUF3556 domain-containing protein; the protein is MTTAQPDSSTNVPPFPPERIANASSYPERTKLVAQNWAYASPNRPSVMALYWIKYLCVLIPIWAFWCTFNAGYTSFFDVGSWAMTGEAFKKAMVWSMCWELFGFGCGWGPMNARFDKWYGGYRHFARTGTIKLPLFPGVPLIGGNTRNWLDVSLYSLNQILLLWALIQPEMTPAHLLPCFVLVIVNGILDKTLYLMARSEHYLVVIGAVIFAFDDELWVSGAKLTWSFIWIWAAVSKWNMHFPSVIMVMMNNGPFFPKALKKNLFANYPDDITPSRFAHFMAAFGHLSEFAIPFILFAGLATGNDLILLGGCILFTGFHGFIGLNNPAGMPVEWNILMIYGGWNLFWFHPTDSIFEMTQAPVVLAVMLFSLVVIPTLGNFFPSRLSFLLSMRYYAGNWAYNVWLFKKDSNYREKIAKIKKPSTTVLEQLEEMIEDPTELAAAKASMSANRQLHLQGRPLLEALSAAVGQDIDDYEFQEGETFGGTILGWNFGDGHLNGYELLEKMQPICGFEKGELKLISVESQPLFNPTMHWRVYCPVEGKIAEGITNLKDYKLNQPWPEGEIAAALTRG
- a CDS encoding NAD(P)/FAD-dependent oxidoreductase, which translates into the protein MTEPDRSFGGEDPEALEAKYSLERDRRTGVDRSAIHDLQHDDRFARYRRDPFTPFEEREAVTRRVDVAIVGAGMAGIVVAARLREQGFEDLCLLDEAGGFGGTWYWNRYPGVMCDIESYIYMPMLEEMGTVPTTRYAFGEEIREHFEAIAERYALGPDALFHTRVLRSEWDEPDAHWVITTDRGDTIRARFVIMAVGILNLMKLPVIPGMDDFEGRAFHTARWDFDYTGGSPDDWSALPGLRGKRVAVVGTGSSGIQCIPPLAESAEELLVFQRTPSAIGVRDNRPTDPDFAASLAPGWQAERMDNFAKIMLALPTEEDLVDDGWTHHYAPLLSPRIDPTLPPGEIVGRIAAADHAVMDAHRDRVDAFVSDPEKAEAMKPYYRYMCKRPCFHDEYLPAMDRENVTLVDCPAGIERITPTGLVANGTAYDVDCIVYATGFEGEATPFHRRAGHPIVGRDGLDIETKWKGGVQSLHGLMTRGFPNFFTMPAPYQQAVVTVTHTHVTVEGADHLARTIRAMVDAGIRCFDVREDAEAAWTEGIVACAVDRGAFDAACTPSRFNFEGDPSQANPRNGSYGGRAGDLFGYRVLLAEWREKGGFEGLELDYALGED